In Mesorhizobium sp. 113-3-3, a genomic segment contains:
- a CDS encoding substrate-binding domain-containing protein codes for MRMKTLLRSTAICLTLGLGLASNAAYAIDPAQALTEIGQHVMSLGPNGEKPEAASSVKLTDEELAKIKDMHAKAAIVMHYAGNDWSQAQIEGLKAQFATMGIEVVAVTDAGFKPDKQVSDLETVMAQKPNIIVSIPTDPVATAAAYKAAADAGAKLVFMDNVPKGFVAGKDYVSSVSADNYGNGVATAHLLAQALGGKGDVGLIFHAADFFVTKQRYDAVKKTLAENYPDIHVVAEQGIGGPDFSGDAEKAAGALLVANPSIKGIWAVWDVPAEGVISAALTNGRDDLVIVNCDLGENVAINMASGGPVKGLSAQRPYDQGVTEAMLAGYGLLGKQAPAYVALPALPVTKANLADAWQQVYHKPVTDKIKQSMQ; via the coding sequence ATGCGCATGAAAACCTTGCTTCGGTCGACGGCAATCTGTCTGACGCTCGGCCTGGGCCTCGCCTCGAACGCCGCCTATGCCATCGATCCTGCCCAGGCGCTGACTGAGATCGGCCAGCATGTGATGAGCCTCGGACCTAACGGCGAGAAGCCGGAAGCCGCCTCGAGCGTGAAGCTCACCGATGAGGAACTCGCCAAGATCAAGGACATGCACGCAAAGGCCGCCATTGTCATGCACTATGCCGGCAACGACTGGTCGCAGGCGCAAATCGAAGGCCTAAAGGCGCAGTTCGCTACCATGGGTATCGAAGTCGTCGCCGTTACCGACGCGGGCTTCAAGCCCGACAAGCAGGTGTCCGACCTCGAGACCGTAATGGCCCAGAAGCCCAATATCATCGTGTCGATTCCGACCGACCCGGTCGCGACCGCAGCGGCCTACAAAGCGGCGGCCGACGCAGGCGCCAAGCTCGTCTTCATGGACAACGTGCCGAAAGGCTTCGTAGCCGGCAAGGACTACGTCAGCTCCGTCTCGGCTGACAACTACGGCAACGGCGTCGCCACCGCGCACCTGCTGGCACAGGCTCTTGGCGGCAAGGGCGATGTCGGACTGATCTTCCATGCAGCCGATTTCTTCGTCACCAAGCAGCGCTACGACGCCGTCAAGAAGACGCTGGCCGAGAACTATCCGGACATCCACGTCGTCGCCGAGCAAGGCATCGGCGGTCCCGACTTCTCAGGCGATGCCGAGAAGGCGGCAGGCGCCCTGCTCGTCGCCAATCCCAGCATCAAGGGTATCTGGGCAGTGTGGGATGTGCCCGCAGAAGGCGTCATCTCCGCCGCTCTCACCAATGGCCGGGACGACCTGGTAATTGTCAATTGCGACCTCGGCGAAAACGTCGCCATCAACATGGCGAGCGGCGGTCCGGTTAAGGGCCTGTCAGCGCAGCGGCCCTACGACCAGGGCGTGACCGAGGCAATGCTGGCCGGCTACGGTTTGCTTGGCAAGCAGGCGCCGGCCTATGTCGCGCTGCCGGCACTGCCGGTAACCAAGGCCAATCTCGCCGATGCCTGGCAGCAGGTCTACCACAAGCCGGTCACCGACAAGATCAAGCAAAGCATGCAGTAG
- a CDS encoding sugar phosphate isomerase/epimerase family protein, with amino-acid sequence MTAWKLAYHANCWGPLGGDAVGVTSINRLAYRTFGDMAEAARDIAAAGYDGIEFFDGNVVENEGDDYAAMRNILADTGLSLVSIYAGGNFIFTDILDEELARVTKAADAARALGAEHLVVGGGARRHDGTRQSDYDALASALDKVMAIAAQHGLKAHYHPHLSTIVENPDEVRTIFGKTAIGFCPDTAHLAAAGGDVAAMVREHASRISYVHLKGWQRDPFAFVPVGRGDCDNGAVIRALKDISYTGWICNELDAWADPAAGARESHAFVQAELAKV; translated from the coding sequence ATGACTGCTTGGAAGCTGGCCTATCACGCCAATTGCTGGGGTCCGCTTGGGGGCGACGCCGTTGGTGTGACCTCCATCAACCGTTTGGCCTACCGGACGTTCGGGGACATGGCAGAGGCCGCGCGCGATATTGCAGCAGCGGGCTATGATGGTATTGAGTTCTTCGACGGCAATGTCGTCGAAAACGAAGGCGACGATTACGCCGCCATGCGCAATATCCTCGCCGACACCGGCCTGTCGCTTGTCTCGATCTATGCCGGCGGCAACTTCATCTTCACGGACATCCTTGACGAAGAACTGGCGCGCGTCACCAAGGCGGCGGACGCAGCGCGGGCGCTCGGCGCCGAGCATTTGGTTGTTGGCGGCGGCGCGCGGCGCCACGACGGGACGCGCCAAAGCGACTACGATGCTTTGGCATCGGCGCTCGACAAGGTGATGGCAATCGCTGCGCAGCACGGCCTGAAAGCTCACTACCACCCCCACCTTTCCACCATCGTCGAGAACCCGGACGAGGTTCGGACGATCTTCGGCAAGACCGCGATCGGGTTCTGTCCGGATACCGCGCATCTGGCCGCTGCCGGAGGCGACGTGGCAGCTATGGTGCGCGAGCACGCGTCACGCATTTCCTACGTCCACCTCAAGGGATGGCAGCGCGACCCGTTCGCCTTCGTGCCGGTCGGCCGGGGCGATTGCGACAATGGCGCCGTGATCCGGGCCCTGAAGGACATCAGTTACACGGGTTGGATCTGCAACGAACTCGACGCCTGGGCCGATCCTGCCGCCGGAGCGCGGGAAAGCCACGCCTTTGTGCAAGCGGAACTGGCGAAAGTCTGA
- a CDS encoding ROK family transcriptional regulator, translating into MVDKKEQSAVARTGLGGTAVADADRSGETGSPAAADRVRALEAERQSLVSLLNILRSSEPCTRLDLEREARLGRAVVTDRLSTLAAFGLVDEGGVGRSIGGRAPRLVRFRSEAARILVANIDGDTIGLGLADLDGRLILEHYEDFDAASPAQALFDRLEALFNWSLGKDGAPLWAIGLGVPGAVEQKDSNSLAIPKLGAMPAWDEAKLLERLIQRFQAPVWVRGAVQMETMGELSALSAESGRDMLYVDLGSDITAGIVVDGRLHRGAQGIAGQIGHVYAGEPHKRICGCGNVGCLQTVAGCDAIAQAGLLAAEQGQSRLLGETLAATGTVTAADIGTAARLGDPFSADLLAQSGRLIGTVLATLANILNPSMIVLGGELSQTGDICLAAIREGIYGHAQPLISRDIRIVHSRMGRSAGLVGAAAVAVTELFAPAFLGEWIVSGTPLAHAGVTNLLAAVEKTATTGS; encoded by the coding sequence ATGGTGGACAAGAAGGAGCAATCGGCCGTGGCAAGGACTGGTTTGGGAGGCACCGCAGTTGCGGATGCAGATCGATCCGGGGAGACTGGTTCTCCAGCGGCGGCCGACCGCGTGAGGGCCCTTGAAGCCGAACGCCAGAGTCTTGTTTCGCTTCTTAACATTCTGCGCTCCAGTGAACCTTGCACGCGTCTCGACCTCGAACGAGAGGCCCGGCTCGGCCGCGCCGTGGTCACGGACCGGCTGTCGACGCTTGCTGCCTTCGGCCTTGTTGACGAAGGCGGTGTCGGGCGCTCAATAGGCGGGCGCGCGCCGCGTCTGGTGCGGTTCCGATCGGAGGCCGCGCGCATTCTGGTCGCCAACATCGACGGCGACACCATCGGCCTTGGTCTCGCCGATCTGGACGGGCGGCTCATCCTTGAGCACTACGAGGATTTCGACGCCGCTTCCCCAGCGCAGGCACTGTTCGATCGGCTCGAGGCGCTGTTCAACTGGTCGCTCGGCAAGGATGGTGCTCCGCTGTGGGCGATTGGTCTGGGAGTGCCGGGCGCGGTAGAGCAGAAGGACTCGAACAGCCTCGCGATCCCTAAGCTTGGCGCTATGCCTGCGTGGGACGAGGCGAAGCTTCTGGAGCGTTTGATACAGAGGTTTCAAGCGCCAGTCTGGGTGCGGGGCGCCGTGCAGATGGAGACAATGGGGGAACTAAGCGCCCTGTCAGCGGAATCCGGGCGCGACATGCTCTATGTCGACCTTGGCTCGGATATAACCGCCGGCATCGTCGTCGACGGCCGCCTGCATCGTGGCGCGCAAGGCATAGCCGGACAGATAGGGCATGTTTACGCCGGCGAGCCGCACAAACGCATTTGCGGTTGCGGCAATGTTGGCTGCCTGCAAACCGTCGCCGGCTGCGATGCCATTGCTCAGGCCGGCCTGCTAGCGGCAGAACAGGGGCAAAGTCGCCTTCTCGGTGAAACGCTCGCCGCTACCGGGACGGTGACGGCTGCCGACATTGGCACAGCGGCGCGCCTTGGCGACCCGTTCTCGGCCGATCTGTTGGCGCAATCCGGACGGCTGATCGGCACCGTCCTGGCGACGCTGGCCAATATCCTCAACCCGTCGATGATCGTTCTTGGCGGCGAACTGTCCCAGACGGGAGACATCTGCCTGGCTGCGATCCGCGAGGGAATATACGGGCACGCGCAGCCTCTCATCAGCCGCGATATCCGTATTGTCCATTCGCGCATGGGGCGGTCGGCTGGACTTGTCGGCGCCGCAGCTGTCGCCGTGACTGAACTGTTCGCCCCCGCGTTCCTCGGTGAATGGATCGTATCGGGCACGCCGCTAGCCCACGCCGGAGTCACCAACTTGCTGGCTGCTGTCGAGAAGACGGCGACAACAGGCAGTTGA
- a CDS encoding substrate-binding domain-containing protein, whose protein sequence is MAIVLHTTASDWAQRQIAGIKAGLEQAGAIVVDIVDCGYDAAAQIAAIERLVQSKPDAVISIPVGSTAVAAAFRKLAAAGIKLVLLDNAPSGLLQETDYVSVISSDNFGLGQIAASLISPHIRRNGTVCVVAYNEDFFATAQREIAFGKWMRHERPDITLTQLKFEVPANAGSAVGPYLDANPDLDGMFVVWDEPAVASLPAFSGRSRIPVMTTVDLGSAIAEALLGGKIVKGVAAQRPFEQGEIAAMAAIVGLSGNAVPPWIVLPGVAVTSGNVAEVYKHVGGAPNFY, encoded by the coding sequence GTGGCGATCGTGCTGCATACGACCGCTTCGGACTGGGCCCAGCGTCAGATCGCGGGCATCAAGGCAGGCTTGGAGCAGGCGGGCGCCATCGTCGTCGACATCGTCGATTGCGGCTACGACGCAGCCGCCCAGATCGCAGCGATCGAACGGCTGGTGCAATCGAAGCCCGATGCCGTGATCAGCATCCCCGTCGGAAGCACGGCCGTGGCCGCAGCTTTCCGCAAACTGGCGGCTGCCGGGATCAAGCTCGTCCTACTCGACAACGCGCCCTCCGGCCTGCTTCAGGAGACCGACTATGTAAGCGTCATATCGTCGGACAATTTCGGCCTCGGCCAGATCGCCGCCAGTCTGATTTCGCCACACATCCGGCGTAACGGCACAGTCTGCGTGGTCGCCTACAATGAAGACTTCTTCGCGACGGCGCAGCGCGAGATCGCTTTCGGCAAGTGGATGCGGCACGAGCGCCCGGACATCACGCTGACGCAGCTGAAATTCGAGGTGCCGGCAAATGCCGGAAGCGCAGTTGGCCCGTACCTCGATGCCAATCCCGATCTTGACGGAATGTTCGTCGTCTGGGACGAGCCAGCAGTTGCATCGCTACCGGCTTTTTCTGGCCGCTCCCGGATCCCGGTCATGACCACGGTTGATCTCGGTAGCGCGATCGCTGAGGCCCTTCTCGGAGGAAAGATCGTCAAGGGAGTTGCCGCGCAACGCCCTTTCGAACAGGGCGAGATCGCGGCCATGGCCGCGATTGTCGGGCTCAGCGGCAATGCTGTGCCGCCGTGGATTGTGCTGCCGGGGGTAGCCGTGACCTCTGGTAATGTCGCGGAAGTCTACAAGCATGTTGGCGGCGCTCCCAATTTCTATTGA
- a CDS encoding response regulator, translated as MTALSGRRVLIVEDESLIAMLAEDFLIELGVTVIGPATTIDGAIAMIETHEIDAAVLDLNIRGERSDRVADALRLRGIPIVCATGYGNGAADFARGSTIIAKPYSKEKLDHSLRLALSDEPGGTEPLNM; from the coding sequence ATGACAGCACTGTCAGGCCGACGCGTTCTGATAGTAGAAGACGAATCCCTCATTGCCATGCTGGCCGAGGATTTTTTGATTGAGCTTGGGGTCACTGTTATCGGGCCCGCCACTACCATCGACGGCGCGATTGCGATGATCGAAACCCACGAAATCGACGCGGCTGTCTTGGATTTGAACATTCGTGGGGAGCGGAGCGACCGCGTTGCGGACGCACTACGGTTGCGAGGCATTCCGATTGTGTGCGCCACCGGATACGGAAATGGTGCGGCAGACTTCGCGAGAGGATCGACGATTATCGCCAAACCTTATTCCAAGGAGAAGTTAGACCATTCGTTGCGGCTCGCTCTCTCAGATGAGCCAGGCGGGACAGAACCCCTCAACATGTAA
- a CDS encoding PAS domain S-box protein, whose amino-acid sequence MDELSALYVLTDRLYRAKSSHEAFEAGLDAIRDGLGCRRASMLLFDEAGVMRFAAWRGLSESYRKALEGHSPWVVGERNPEAIFVSHIAETHEPEAVKETIASEGIVGLAFIPLTVQGEVVGKFMTYYEQRHAFASHEIDLATTIARQIGFYLERTRAEQARRVAEYELRGSEQQFRLMSEHAPVMIWTCDALGKCTNLNIMLREFWGVETEDVPTFNWHPTIHPDDAADIGARMMQALATQSAVSVQGRYRNCKGEYRVLLTTARPHFSPSGIFRGLIGVNVDVTERDRAEIAMRHSEERFRSAVEAAPSGMVMTDEDGRIVLVNLHAEALFGYGREEMVGQGIEMLVPDRYRSSHPVFRRGYGSFPQARPMGAGRDLYARRKDGKEVPVEIGLSPIQTSEGMMALASVVDISERRRSEAQRELLMAELNHRVKNTLAVVQGIAHQTFRGTEATDAHAAFEGRLMALSAAHNILTQTSWEHALLNQLVCDSLQIRGAFSNRVSTTGPAIRLQPNQALSLALAFHELLTNAVKYGALSNEAGKISVEWFRTEKPKPRLKLVWSELGGPIVSTPARRGFGSRLLERGLAADLEAEVAMDFQPQGLVCVIDAPLAEGGLPQ is encoded by the coding sequence TTGGACGAACTCAGCGCACTTTACGTGCTGACGGATCGACTATACCGGGCAAAGTCGAGCCACGAAGCTTTTGAAGCCGGCCTCGATGCCATTCGTGACGGTCTAGGCTGCCGTCGCGCTTCCATGTTGCTCTTCGATGAAGCAGGCGTGATGCGCTTCGCAGCCTGGCGCGGCTTATCCGAGAGTTACAGAAAGGCGCTGGAAGGGCACTCGCCCTGGGTTGTCGGCGAACGCAACCCCGAGGCTATTTTTGTTTCACACATTGCTGAAACGCATGAACCTGAGGCCGTCAAAGAGACGATTGCCAGCGAAGGCATCGTAGGCTTGGCGTTCATTCCCTTGACGGTCCAGGGTGAAGTGGTGGGGAAATTCATGACTTACTATGAACAAAGGCATGCTTTTGCGAGCCACGAGATCGATCTCGCTACGACAATTGCCAGACAAATTGGTTTTTATCTCGAGCGGACGCGAGCAGAACAGGCCCGAAGAGTTGCCGAATATGAGTTGCGAGGATCAGAGCAACAGTTTCGTCTTATGTCGGAACACGCTCCGGTCATGATCTGGACCTGTGACGCCTTGGGCAAATGCACAAATCTGAACATCATGCTTCGGGAGTTCTGGGGCGTCGAGACCGAGGATGTCCCGACGTTCAATTGGCACCCAACCATTCATCCTGATGATGCCGCCGATATTGGTGCCCGAATGATGCAAGCATTGGCTACACAATCAGCCGTATCAGTTCAGGGTCGCTACAGAAATTGCAAGGGGGAGTACCGGGTTCTCCTCACAACTGCTCGTCCTCACTTCTCCCCAAGTGGGATATTTCGCGGGTTGATCGGGGTAAATGTCGACGTCACGGAACGTGACCGGGCAGAGATCGCGATGCGCCACAGTGAGGAGCGGTTTCGATCGGCTGTAGAGGCGGCTCCAAGTGGCATGGTGATGACAGACGAGGACGGGCGCATTGTCCTCGTCAATCTTCATGCAGAAGCTCTATTCGGCTATGGGCGGGAGGAGATGGTCGGGCAAGGTATCGAGATGCTGGTCCCCGATCGCTATCGTAGCTCGCACCCGGTTTTTCGCCGCGGGTATGGGAGTTTCCCGCAGGCGCGCCCAATGGGTGCTGGCAGGGATCTCTATGCCCGACGGAAAGATGGAAAAGAGGTGCCGGTTGAGATTGGGCTCAGCCCAATTCAGACGAGCGAAGGAATGATGGCGCTCGCCTCTGTGGTGGATATCAGCGAGCGACGACGGTCGGAGGCACAAAGAGAACTGCTGATGGCCGAGCTCAACCATCGTGTGAAGAACACTCTGGCGGTAGTTCAGGGCATTGCTCATCAGACATTCAGAGGAACGGAGGCCACTGATGCTCATGCCGCGTTCGAAGGCCGCCTCATGGCCCTTTCGGCGGCACACAACATCCTGACGCAGACCAGTTGGGAACATGCATTATTGAACCAACTTGTTTGCGACAGCCTTCAAATTCGCGGCGCGTTTTCCAACCGGGTTTCGACAACTGGACCTGCAATTCGATTGCAGCCCAACCAAGCTCTTTCCCTAGCGCTTGCCTTCCATGAATTGCTGACCAACGCAGTGAAGTACGGCGCCCTTTCAAACGAGGCCGGAAAGATTTCCGTGGAGTGGTTTCGTACCGAAAAACCCAAGCCGAGGCTCAAGCTGGTTTGGAGCGAACTCGGTGGCCCCATAGTTTCAACTCCGGCCCGGCGAGGCTTTGGCTCTCGCCTCCTTGAGCGCGGCTTGGCCGCAGATCTCGAGGCTGAGGTCGCGATGGATTTCCAACCTCAGGGCCTCGTCTGCGTTATCGATGCCCCCTTGGCAGAGGGGGGGCTTCCCCAATGA